A stretch of the Lactuca sativa cultivar Salinas chromosome 9, Lsat_Salinas_v11, whole genome shotgun sequence genome encodes the following:
- the LOC111921263 gene encoding uncharacterized protein LOC111921263 isoform X2, which produces MTPETVTLILVNLAGIMERADESLLPGVYKEVGEELHADPTRLGSLTLFRSIVQASCFPLAAYLAMRHNRAHIIAYGAFLWAAATFLVALSSSFFQVAISRALNGIGLAIVGPAIQSLVADSTNDENRGMAFGWLQLTSNLGSIIGGLLSLLLASTTFLGISGWRIAFHLVGIISVIVGIMVRLFADDPRFKDSKTPQNLGKSQSLLSQVKDLAREAKSVINIRSFQIIVAQGVTGSFPWSALSFAPMWLELVGFSHKDTAFLMTLFVIGNSFGGLFGGRVGDILSKRNPNSGRIVLAQISSASAIPLGALLLLALKDDPSALFSHAIVLFVTGFFISWNGPATNKDCSGEITNKHLRIRPIIRVNPIVICSSNSRNPGPTRLRLQTD; this is translated from the exons ATGACGCCGGAGACGGTGACGCTGATACTGGTCAACCTCGCCGGAATAATGGAAAGAGCTGACGAGTCATTGTTACCGGGAGTTTACAAGGAGGTCGGAGAAGAGCTCCACGCTGACCCAACTCGGTTGGGATCGTTGACCCTTTTCCGATCAATCGTTCAGGCGTCCTGCTTCCCTCTCGCGGCGTACTTGGCGATGCGCCATAACCGTGCTCACATCATAGCTTACGGTGCTTTCCTTTGGGCCGCCGCTACTTTCCTCGTTGCATTATCTTCATCATTTTTTCAG GTTGCAATATCTAGAGCTTTGAATGGAATCGGTCTTGCAATAGTAGGACCCGCAATCCAATCATTAGTAGCCGATTCCACCAATGATGAAAACCGTGGAATGGCTTTCGGGTGGCTACAACTAACAAGCAACCTCGGTTCAATCATCGGTGGACTCCTTTCCTTACTTTTAGCCTCTACCACATTCCTCGGAATCTCCGGATGGCGAATCGCCTTTCATCTCGTCGGAATCATCAGTGTCATCGTCGGAATCATGGTCCGCCTTTTCGCCGACGACCCACGTTTCAAAGACTCCAAAACCCCTCAAAATCTCGGAAAAAGTCAATCTTTATTATCCCAAGTCAAAGATTTAGCCCGGGAGGCTAAATCCGTCATTAATATTCGATCTTTTCAGATTATAGTGGCTCAAGGTGTTACGGGTTCGTTTCCGTGGTCGGCATTGTCGTTTGCACCCATGTGGTTGGAACTTGTTGGTTTCTCTCATAAGGATACGGCTTTCTTGATGACTTTATTTGTGATTGGGAATTCGTTTGGGGGGTTGTTTGGAGGCCGGGTTGGTGATATTTTATCGAAGCGGAATCCGAATTCCGGGAGGATTGTTTTGGCCCAAATAAGTTCGGCATCGGCTATTCCATTGGGGGCGTTGCTTTTGTTGGCATTGAAAGACGATCCTTCGGCTTTGTTTTCGCATGCTATTGTGTTGTTTGTTACGGGTTTTTTTATTTCTTGGAACGGCCCGGCTACAAACAA AGATTGTTCCGGAGAAATCACGAACAAGCATCTACGCATTAGACCGATCATTCGAGTCAATCCTATCGTCATTTGCTCCTCCAATAGTCGGAATCCTGGCCCAACACGTTTACGGCTACAAACCGATTGA
- the LOC111921266 gene encoding uncharacterized methyltransferase At1g78140, chloroplastic, with product MATMVASNLSLAPVANRFSSGMSTRFFDKPSLFMVNSPLYRNFAAKIRASPAIATVETVLGTDLNEQEANPNQKKQVLACPICYDTLIWNGDPVFSVDSTPRSTLKCSTCKKSYSGNETHLDLTIASGTKKYGEYKPASSELFRLPIVSFLYERGWRQAFSISGGFPGPQQEFEMMKDYLNPVIGGSIIDASCGSGMFSRLFQKSGLFSLVVALDYSESMLKQCYDFIKQEENISNENLILVRADIARLPFASSSIDAVHAGAALHCWPSPSSGVAEISRILRPGGMFVATTYILDVPYPLMPFVSPIRETIGQVSGSRIFLSESELKDLCKTCGLVDITCVRNRQFVMISARKPA from the exons ATGGCGACGATGGTAGCAAGCAACCTTTCGCTAGCTCCGGTGGCGAATCGGTTTAGTAGTGGTATGTCAACTCGTTTTTTCGATAAACCTTCGTTGTTCATGGTGAATTCACCTCTCTATCGGAACTTTGCTGCAAAAATCCGCGCGTCACCTGCAATCGCCACCGTCGAAACCGTGCTG GGAACCGATTTAAATGAACAAGAGGCAAATCCAAATCAAAAGAAGCAGGTATTGGCTTGCCCCATTTGTTATGACACATTAATATGGAATGGTGATCCAGTTTTCTCAGT AGATTCTACCCCTCGATCTACCCTAAAATGTAGCACCTGTAAAAAGTCCTACAGTGGTAATGAAACACATCTTGATCTAACAATAGCCAGTGGCACCAAGAAATATGGTGAATACAAGCCAGCTTCTTCTGAGCTTTTCAG GTTGCCTATAGTATCATTCTTGTATGAAAGAGGCTGGAGACAGGCTTTTTCAATATCGGGTGGTTTCCCGGGCCCACAGCAGGAG TTTGAAATGATGAAAGATTATCTTAATCCAGTAATTGGAGGAAGTATTATTGATGCTAGTTGTGGTAGTGGAATGTTCTCAAGGCTTTTTCAAAAAAGTGGGCTGTTTTCTCTTGTTGTTGCTCTAGATTATTCCGAGTCCATGTTAAAACAGTGCTATGACTTCATCAAGCAAGAGGAAAACATATCAAACGA gaacttaattTTGGTTAGAGCTGATATTGCACGACTCCCATTCGCCTCAAGTTCTATAGATGCTGTACATGCTGGTGCAGCTCTTCATTGTTGGCCCTCACCATCTTCTGGG GTAGCTGAAATAAGTCGAATTTTACGACCTGGAGGAATGTTTGTTGCCACCACTTATATACTAGACGTCCCTTATCCATTGATGCCCTTTGTATCACCTATTCGCGAG ACTATCGGGCAGGTATCAGGAAGCCGTATCTTTCTATCTGAAAGTGAACTTAAAGACTTGTGCAAAACTTGTGGACTCGTAGATATTACATGTGTCAGAAACAGACAATTTGTTATGATCTCTGCCCGAAAACCCGCATGA
- the LOC111921263 gene encoding uncharacterized protein LOC111921263 isoform X1 — MTPETVTLILVNLAGIMERADESLLPGVYKEVGEELHADPTRLGSLTLFRSIVQASCFPLAAYLAMRHNRAHIIAYGAFLWAAATFLVALSSSFFQVAISRALNGIGLAIVGPAIQSLVADSTNDENRGMAFGWLQLTSNLGSIIGGLLSLLLASTTFLGISGWRIAFHLVGIISVIVGIMVRLFADDPRFKDSKTPQNLGKSQSLLSQVKDLAREAKSVINIRSFQIIVAQGVTGSFPWSALSFAPMWLELVGFSHKDTAFLMTLFVIGNSFGGLFGGRVGDILSKRNPNSGRIVLAQISSASAIPLGALLLLALKDDPSALFSHAIVLFVTGFFISWNGPATNNPIFAEIVPEKSRTSIYALDRSFESILSSFAPPIVGILAQHVYGYKPIEKGSETIETDRVNATSLAKALYISIAIPMTLCCFIYSFLYRTYPRDRERAQMEALIEAEMETLESESGEQKPRYRFNDDDDDRTSIDMEYGGGDDSAVLDESDEKLLLYRQLTFANMIHS; from the exons ATGACGCCGGAGACGGTGACGCTGATACTGGTCAACCTCGCCGGAATAATGGAAAGAGCTGACGAGTCATTGTTACCGGGAGTTTACAAGGAGGTCGGAGAAGAGCTCCACGCTGACCCAACTCGGTTGGGATCGTTGACCCTTTTCCGATCAATCGTTCAGGCGTCCTGCTTCCCTCTCGCGGCGTACTTGGCGATGCGCCATAACCGTGCTCACATCATAGCTTACGGTGCTTTCCTTTGGGCCGCCGCTACTTTCCTCGTTGCATTATCTTCATCATTTTTTCAG GTTGCAATATCTAGAGCTTTGAATGGAATCGGTCTTGCAATAGTAGGACCCGCAATCCAATCATTAGTAGCCGATTCCACCAATGATGAAAACCGTGGAATGGCTTTCGGGTGGCTACAACTAACAAGCAACCTCGGTTCAATCATCGGTGGACTCCTTTCCTTACTTTTAGCCTCTACCACATTCCTCGGAATCTCCGGATGGCGAATCGCCTTTCATCTCGTCGGAATCATCAGTGTCATCGTCGGAATCATGGTCCGCCTTTTCGCCGACGACCCACGTTTCAAAGACTCCAAAACCCCTCAAAATCTCGGAAAAAGTCAATCTTTATTATCCCAAGTCAAAGATTTAGCCCGGGAGGCTAAATCCGTCATTAATATTCGATCTTTTCAGATTATAGTGGCTCAAGGTGTTACGGGTTCGTTTCCGTGGTCGGCATTGTCGTTTGCACCCATGTGGTTGGAACTTGTTGGTTTCTCTCATAAGGATACGGCTTTCTTGATGACTTTATTTGTGATTGGGAATTCGTTTGGGGGGTTGTTTGGAGGCCGGGTTGGTGATATTTTATCGAAGCGGAATCCGAATTCCGGGAGGATTGTTTTGGCCCAAATAAGTTCGGCATCGGCTATTCCATTGGGGGCGTTGCTTTTGTTGGCATTGAAAGACGATCCTTCGGCTTTGTTTTCGCATGCTATTGTGTTGTTTGTTACGGGTTTTTTTATTTCTTGGAACGGCCCGGCTACAAACAA TCCTATTTTTGCAGAGATTGTTCCGGAGAAATCACGAACAAGCATCTACGCATTAGACCGATCATTCGAGTCAATCCTATCGTCATTTGCTCCTCCAATAGTCGGAATCCTGGCCCAACACGTTTACGGCTACAAACCGATTGAAAAAGGATCCGAAACCATTGAAACCGATCGTGTTAACGCCACCTCATTGGCTAAAGCCCTCTACATTTCAATCGCGATTCCGATGACGTTGTGTTGTTTCATCTATTCCTTTCTGTATCGAACGTACCCAAGAGACCGCGAACGTGCCCAAATGGAAGCTCTTATAGAAGCCGAGATGGAAACTCTTGAATCGGAATCAGGAGAACAGAAACCGAGATACCGAttcaatgatgatgatgatgatagaaCGAGTATTGATATGGAGTATGGTGGCGGAGATGATTCAGCTGTGTTAGATGAAAGTGATGAAAAATTATTGCTTTATAGACAATTGACATTTGCAAATATGATTCATAGTTGA
- the LOC111921265 gene encoding uncharacterized methyltransferase At1g78140, chloroplastic, translating to MLFYLYLFTFGLFFLFLFLFVKQLQLLIEHVIQSRSTERASMAANNLSVAPVATQFNGGVSNRFLDKLLSFMVNSPLYRNYAAKLSASPAIATLETMLGTDSNEQEANPNQKKKVLACPICYDTLIWNGDPVFSVDSTPRSILKCSICKKSYSGNETHLDLTVASGTKKYGEYKPASSELFRLPIVSFLYERGWRQGFSIWGGYPGPQKEYEMMKDYLDPVIGGNIIDASCGSGMFSRLFQKSGLFSLVVALDYSESMLKQCYDFIKQEENISNENLILVRADIARLPFASSSIDAVHAGAALHCWPSLSAGVAEINRILRPGGVFVATTYIVDGPYSFIPFLSVIRETLGQVTGSRIFLSESELKDLCKTYGLVDITCVRNRQFVMISARKPA from the exons atgttattttatttgtatttatttacttttgggttattttttctttttctttttctttttgtaaaacaACTGCAACTACTGATCGAACATGTCATTCAATCGAGGTCCACCGAAAGGGCGTCGATGGCAGCAAACAACCTTTCGGTAGCTCCAGTAGCGACTCAGTTTAATGGTGGTGTGTCAAATCGTTTTCTCGATAAACTTCTGTCGTTCATGGTGAATTCACCTCTTTATCGGAACTACGCTGCAAAACTCAGCGCGTCACCTGCAATTGCCACCCTCGAAACCATGCTG GGAACTGATTCAAATGAACAAGAGGCAAATCCAAATCAAAAGAAGAAGGTACTGGCTTGCCCCATTTGTTATGACACATTAATATGGAATGGTGATCCAGTTTTCTCAGT AGATTCTACCCCTCGATCTATCCTAAAATGTAGCATCTGTAAAAAGTCCTACAGTGGTAATGAAACACATCTTGATCTAACAGTAGCCAGTGGCACCAAGAAATATGGTGAATACAAGCCTGCTTCTTCTGAGCTTTTCAG GTTGCCTATAGTATCATTCTTGTATGAAAGAGGCTGGAGACAGGGTTTTTCAATATGGGGTGGTTACCCGGGCCCACAGAAGGAG TATGAAATGATGAAAGATTATCTTGATCCGGTAATTGGAGGAAATATTATTGATGCTAGTTGTGGTAGTGGAATGTTCTCAAGGCTTTTTCAAAAAAGCGGTCTGTTTTCTCTTGTTGTTGCTCTAGATTATTCAGAGTCCATGTTAAAACAGTGTTATGACTTCATCAAGCAAGAGGAAAACATATCAAACGA gAACTTAATCTTGGTTAGAGCTGATATTGCACGACTCCCATTCGCTTCAAGTTCTATAGATGCTGTGCATGCTGGTGCGGCTCTTCATTGTTGGCCCTCACTATCTGCTGGG GTTGCTGAAATAAATCGAATTTTACGACCCGGAGGAGTTTTTGTTGCCACAACTTACATAGTAGATGGCCCTTATTCATTTATACCCTTTTTATCGGTTATACGCGAG ACTCTCGGGCAGGTAACAGGAAGCCGTATCTTTCTATCTGAAAGTGAACTTAAAGACTTGTGTAAAACCTATGGACTGGTAGATATTACATGTGTCAGAAATAGACAATTTGTTATGATCTCTGCCCGAAAGCCCGCATGA